The following coding sequences are from one uncultured Desulfobacter sp. window:
- the tnpB gene encoding IS66 family insertion sequence element accessory protein TnpB (TnpB, as the term is used for proteins encoded by IS66 family insertion elements, is considered an accessory protein, since TnpC, encoded by a neighboring gene, is a DDE family transposase.) yields MMNFPPDTKVYLAVGTTDMRKAINGLSIIVSERMQLDIFSGSLFVFCNRAQTILKILYWDKNGFCLWQKRLEKDRFKWPNSPKDVMDITSRELTWLVDGLNINQAHKPLKYSMIF; encoded by the coding sequence ATGATGAACTTTCCACCAGACACAAAAGTCTATCTGGCTGTGGGTACTACTGACATGCGCAAAGCGATTAACGGCCTTTCCATTATCGTAAGCGAACGAATGCAGTTGGATATATTTTCAGGGTCCCTGTTTGTGTTCTGCAACCGAGCACAAACCATTTTAAAAATTTTATACTGGGATAAAAACGGTTTTTGCCTGTGGCAAAAGCGTCTTGAAAAAGACCGGTTCAAATGGCCGAATTCACCAAAAGATGTCATGGATATTACAAGCCGGGAACTGACCTGGCTGGTCGATGGACTGAATATAAATCAGGCTCATAAGCCCCTAAAATACTCTATGATTTTTTAG
- a CDS encoding LysE family translocator has translation MDLDKLIMYTVVAFFYITSPGPAIFLAITNGMTGKMKIVCTSSFANILGLFILSLLSILGLGTLLVASSTLFLIVKFIGASYLIYLGVKQLRSSRVLSSGELGAGQRKERNLLSYFWESFFLAVTNPKPILFFTALFPQFLDLKAAIAPQFFIMTLIFMAISFASLNSYGFLSKSAKRIVTQLSGFVETDCRPVNSLNL, from the coding sequence ATGGATTTGGATAAATTAATAATGTATACCGTAGTGGCTTTTTTCTATATTACGAGTCCCGGCCCTGCAATTTTTCTGGCCATTACTAATGGAATGACCGGAAAAATGAAAATTGTTTGCACGTCATCGTTTGCGAATATTTTAGGGTTATTCATACTGTCACTGCTCTCTATTCTTGGATTAGGCACATTGTTAGTGGCGTCATCAACGCTGTTTCTTATTGTTAAATTTATTGGCGCCTCATACTTAATATACTTGGGTGTAAAACAACTTAGATCCTCCAGAGTGCTGTCTTCTGGAGAATTGGGGGCTGGTCAAAGAAAAGAACGAAATCTGTTATCATATTTTTGGGAGAGCTTTTTCCTTGCAGTAACGAACCCAAAACCAATTTTATTTTTCACCGCTTTATTCCCTCAGTTTTTAGATTTGAAGGCGGCTATAGCCCCGCAGTTTTTTATTATGACATTAATATTTATGGCTATCTCATTTGCGTCTTTGAACAGTTATGGTTTTCTCTCCAAATCGGCAAAAAGAATAGTTACTCAACTTTCGGGATTCGTTGAGACAGACTGCCGACCAGTCAACTCATTGAATTTATAA
- a CDS encoding DDE-type integrase/transposase/recombinase, with amino-acid sequence MPIPDPADLAVWRYGIISSLLHRNEEVETMEEALIRIAGVQYRRPDGQFVSFSPETLRKWFYRYRNGGLPALNDAQRKNTGTHHAVPRAISDRLFQLRQEHPRWTFARLIEQLVQDKVWDMQSPARSTLYRFARTCNLQRDPHLTVHDPARPFQYQFFGQMWTADFLHGPKIRVNSQKRKTYLHAIIDDATRYVVHAGFFTSEGTEVMMMALMATVRTHGKPRRFYTDNGACYASKHLKFVCANLGIHLIHTPPGQPRGRGKVERFFRTVRDQFLEGKNAPAHTLDGLNKAFSQWLSTYHRRIHSSLGMTPLQKRLGHQSACIPLPETIDIEPLFRMKRRCKVYLNNTVRLKKRSYEVADALPGQRLDIWFMPWNLDRIWYGPEMKPAKPIDPIQNAYRGR; translated from the coding sequence ATGCCAATACCTGACCCAGCCGATCTCGCTGTCTGGCGATACGGCATTATCAGCAGTCTTCTTCATCGAAATGAAGAGGTAGAGACCATGGAGGAGGCACTGATCAGAATTGCCGGAGTTCAGTATCGCCGGCCTGACGGTCAATTTGTGTCCTTTTCTCCGGAAACCTTAAGAAAATGGTTTTATCGTTATCGGAACGGCGGCCTGCCGGCGTTAAACGATGCCCAAAGGAAAAACACCGGCACCCACCATGCCGTACCCAGGGCGATCTCGGACCGATTGTTTCAACTGCGGCAGGAACATCCCAGATGGACTTTTGCCCGTTTGATCGAACAGCTGGTTCAGGATAAAGTCTGGGATATGCAGTCTCCGGCCCGTTCCACGCTTTATCGCTTTGCCCGGACATGCAACCTTCAACGAGATCCCCATTTGACGGTGCATGATCCGGCTCGGCCCTTTCAATATCAGTTCTTTGGTCAAATGTGGACTGCAGACTTTCTTCACGGCCCAAAGATCAGAGTGAACAGCCAAAAACGCAAAACCTATCTGCATGCCATTATTGACGATGCCACAAGATATGTGGTTCATGCCGGTTTTTTTACCAGTGAGGGCACCGAGGTAATGATGATGGCACTGATGGCCACCGTTCGAACCCATGGCAAACCGCGTCGGTTCTATACGGACAACGGGGCCTGTTACGCAAGCAAACATCTTAAATTTGTTTGTGCCAACCTGGGTATCCATCTGATCCATACGCCGCCGGGCCAACCCAGGGGAAGGGGTAAAGTGGAACGATTCTTCCGGACCGTCCGGGATCAGTTCCTTGAGGGCAAAAATGCCCCGGCCCATACTCTGGACGGGTTGAACAAGGCCTTTTCACAATGGCTGTCGACTTATCATCGGCGTATTCACAGCAGCCTGGGCATGACCCCTTTGCAGAAACGGCTTGGGCATCAAAGTGCCTGCATCCCTCTACCGGAAACGATTGATATCGAGCCTTTATTTAGAATGAAGCGCCGGTGCAAAGTTTACCTGAATAATACCGTCAGGCTTAAAAAGCGGTCCTATGAGGTGGCAGACGCCTTACCCGGCCAGCGCCTCGACATCTGGTTTATGCCATGGAACCTTGACCGAATCTGGTACGGACCGGAAATGAAACCGGCCAAACCAATTGATCCCATCCAAAACGCATATAGAGGGAGGTAA
- a CDS encoding transposase, protein MAIFTLPFLQKDFFRGIVINDDLSFGKDAAYEVLKGGYSNWRRLLLSVGIKLYHFFDPLTDENRESVLIADDSPYDRSRSKKVELLSRIWDHSTGKFIKGFRMLTLCWSDGASCLPLDFCLLSSSDAKKRLCENQKLMDKRCSAWKRRQEAIITAPENLEAMVKRVLATGVRAKHILMDSWFMMPATVTALSKYINVVGMVKKTSKIHYEFNGNWVDVKAIYRQLKKRRGRAKVLASTIVTLKGGLSARLVFVRDRRKKDWLVLLSTDLELSNEDIVRIYGKRWDIEVLFKMAKQHLKLAKEMQCRDYDALVAHTTIVFMRYMFLAYQNRTQTDDRTFGELFYACCEEVADISFVEALYRIMIIAGDQLKKIGNYCEQTATAFFDAVMGTTLQQFGFVENRKLAGNF, encoded by the coding sequence ATGGCTATATTTACATTACCATTCCTGCAAAAAGATTTCTTTAGGGGAATTGTAATCAATGACGACTTGTCATTTGGTAAAGACGCTGCATATGAAGTTCTCAAGGGTGGGTACTCTAACTGGCGGCGCTTACTTTTGTCTGTTGGTATCAAACTGTACCATTTTTTCGATCCATTGACCGATGAAAATCGTGAATCGGTACTGATCGCCGATGATAGCCCTTATGATCGTTCCCGGTCAAAAAAAGTCGAGCTTCTTTCAAGGATATGGGATCATAGCACTGGTAAATTTATCAAGGGATTCAGAATGCTGACACTCTGCTGGTCAGATGGGGCCAGTTGTCTGCCGTTAGATTTTTGTCTTCTGTCCTCCTCAGATGCCAAAAAGCGTCTTTGTGAAAATCAAAAACTCATGGATAAAAGATGCAGCGCATGGAAACGAAGGCAAGAGGCTATAATTACAGCACCCGAGAATCTGGAAGCCATGGTCAAACGGGTTCTGGCTACAGGCGTTCGTGCAAAACATATATTGATGGATAGCTGGTTTATGATGCCCGCCACAGTTACAGCATTAAGCAAATACATTAATGTTGTGGGGATGGTGAAGAAAACATCAAAAATTCATTATGAATTCAACGGGAATTGGGTGGATGTGAAAGCGATCTACCGGCAACTCAAAAAGCGTCGTGGTCGGGCAAAGGTCCTGGCAAGTACCATCGTTACACTGAAGGGTGGATTGTCTGCCAGGCTTGTTTTTGTGCGCGACCGGCGCAAGAAGGACTGGTTGGTGTTACTCTCCACAGACCTTGAATTGTCAAATGAAGACATCGTTCGAATTTATGGTAAACGCTGGGATATTGAGGTGTTGTTCAAAATGGCAAAACAGCATCTGAAGCTGGCAAAAGAGATGCAATGCCGAGACTATGACGCCCTGGTGGCTCACACCACTATTGTTTTCATGCGATATATGTTTTTGGCCTATCAAAATCGAACCCAAACGGATGACAGGACCTTTGGAGAATTGTTCTATGCCTGCTGCGAGGAGGTCGCCGATATATCTTTTGTTGAAGCTCTTTACAGAATAATGATTATCGCCGGTGACCAGTTGAAAAAAATTGGTAACTATTGTGAGCAGACCGCGACAGCATTTTTTGATGCTGTTATGGGAACAACCCTCCAGCAATTCGGTTTTGTAGAAAATCGAAAGTTAGCTGGTAATTTTTAA
- a CDS encoding IS66 family insertion sequence element accessory protein TnpB produces the protein MPRSRKATNERLSSYWKSNIERWEASGLTQTEYCRRNDLSKDRFTYWKRKFKGQDRPVEFIQLPMPANIHTTGLKLNLGQGVQIEIPDGFTSETLERVLAALRAIS, from the coding sequence ATGCCAAGATCAAGAAAAGCAACAAATGAAAGACTTAGCAGTTACTGGAAATCAAACATCGAACGCTGGGAGGCATCAGGGCTGACCCAGACAGAATATTGCAGACGCAATGACCTGTCCAAGGACAGGTTCACATATTGGAAAAGAAAATTTAAAGGACAGGATCGTCCTGTGGAATTCATCCAGTTGCCGATGCCTGCCAATATTCATACGACCGGGTTGAAGTTGAACCTTGGTCAGGGGGTACAAATAGAAATCCCGGACGGTTTCACCAGCGAGACGCTTGAAAGGGTTCTTGCAGCCTTGAGAGCTATCTCATGA
- a CDS encoding IS66 family transposase — protein MTRDTLKDAESLDEVKEIALNLFDENIILQEQIKSLQDRLFGRKSEKTPKDGEQMSLFDMPEPDLSILNEDDTVTITEHSRKKRGRKPLPADLPRVDVVHKLSENDRKCDCGCLKDKIGEEVSEQLDYIPAKVRVIRNIRYKYACKNCEGVEDEGPTVSIARMPDQIIPKSIATPGLLAHILTAKFADALPFYRQEKHFARIGIELARSTMCKWGMKVADACEIIIGMMKDDILANPMIGIDETPLQVLKGPRKSKSYMWIFRGGPPDKPIILFEYHPTRSGDVVSTFLNGYKGIVQTDGYAGYDFLDTKKDIVHVGCWVHARRKFKEVTKALGNKANSSGNAGSALLYISKLYKIEKEAREQGFSAEQLYNKRQSQAVPILTEFKKWLDDRVNKVPPKSLLGKAINYTIGQWPRLVQYTTEGFIRPDNNLVENAIRPFVIGRKNWLFSDTVQGAKASAAIYSLIETAKSNGLEPYWYLKYLFQHLPEAMTNDDFQALLPYNVKKEKISESVPC, from the coding sequence ATGACAAGAGACACTCTCAAAGATGCTGAAAGCCTGGATGAAGTCAAAGAAATCGCTCTGAATTTGTTTGATGAAAACATAATTCTTCAAGAGCAGATTAAATCCCTCCAGGACAGACTTTTTGGTCGTAAATCAGAAAAAACGCCCAAAGATGGCGAACAAATGTCTCTTTTTGATATGCCGGAACCCGATCTTTCGATTCTGAATGAAGATGATACCGTCACCATTACAGAGCATTCCCGCAAAAAACGCGGCCGCAAACCACTGCCCGCAGATCTTCCCCGTGTCGATGTTGTTCATAAACTCAGTGAGAATGACAGAAAATGCGATTGCGGCTGCTTGAAAGATAAAATCGGTGAAGAAGTCTCTGAGCAGCTTGATTACATCCCAGCCAAGGTTCGGGTGATTAGAAATATCCGGTATAAATACGCCTGTAAAAATTGCGAGGGGGTTGAAGATGAAGGCCCCACCGTATCTATTGCCAGGATGCCGGATCAGATTATTCCCAAAAGTATTGCCACTCCGGGACTGCTTGCCCATATCCTGACCGCCAAATTTGCAGATGCTTTGCCGTTTTATCGTCAAGAAAAGCATTTTGCCAGAATCGGCATTGAGCTTGCCAGATCAACCATGTGTAAATGGGGCATGAAAGTGGCAGATGCCTGTGAAATTATCATCGGCATGATGAAGGACGACATCCTGGCCAACCCCATGATTGGTATTGATGAAACTCCTCTCCAAGTTTTAAAGGGACCACGGAAATCCAAATCTTATATGTGGATTTTCAGGGGTGGACCACCAGACAAGCCGATTATCCTGTTCGAATATCACCCGACACGGTCTGGGGATGTGGTTTCAACATTTTTGAACGGTTATAAGGGCATCGTCCAGACGGACGGATATGCTGGGTATGATTTCCTGGATACCAAAAAAGATATTGTTCATGTTGGGTGCTGGGTTCATGCTCGTCGGAAGTTTAAAGAGGTAACAAAAGCGCTTGGCAACAAGGCAAATTCTTCCGGAAATGCCGGTTCGGCATTGTTGTATATCAGCAAGCTTTATAAAATTGAAAAAGAAGCACGGGAACAAGGGTTTTCTGCGGAACAATTGTACAATAAGAGACAATCCCAGGCGGTTCCAATTCTTACCGAGTTTAAGAAGTGGCTTGATGATAGAGTAAACAAGGTTCCTCCCAAAAGCCTGCTTGGCAAGGCGATCAATTATACCATCGGCCAATGGCCCCGATTGGTCCAATACACAACTGAAGGGTTCATTCGACCGGACAACAATTTGGTTGAAAATGCCATCCGGCCTTTTGTCATCGGTCGTAAAAACTGGCTGTTTTCTGATACGGTTCAAGGTGCAAAGGCGAGTGCGGCAATTTACAGTTTGATAGAGACTGCAAAATCCAATGGACTGGAACCGTACTGGTATCTCAAGTACCTGTTTCAGCATCTGCCTGAGGCAATGACAAATGATGATTTTCAAGCGTTGCTCCCCTATAATGTGAAAAAAGAAAAAATTTCTGAATCTGTCCCGTGTTGA
- a CDS encoding AAA family ATPase: MQDTHTIEQAPMADFFGWKYHPFADTYEQRKLWLPKEDLRKLDTIKRLLHHGKSTALCGPSGTGKTTLIHALVSDLDRNAYLPVMLPYAGHPRNGLTRILAQTLGVDIKSRGMPLITRVQQHIESLSNQANSRHPVLIVDDAQRIESDSLWDLCSLLVQTSKQRSAASFILVGDDSLFRQLRLYAMAPIRSRLTGIMKINAMNEYETQHFIEIRLKNAQAPSDLFTKEAMDLIASSTRGNRRDVMNMATICLEEAYYHNEKNVTAELIYNSEWFNESE, translated from the coding sequence ATGCAAGACACCCATACCATAGAACAGGCGCCCATGGCCGATTTTTTTGGCTGGAAGTACCATCCCTTTGCCGACACCTATGAACAGCGCAAACTCTGGCTACCCAAAGAGGACCTGCGCAAACTCGATACCATAAAACGTTTGCTGCACCATGGCAAAAGCACCGCACTGTGCGGCCCTTCAGGGACCGGAAAAACCACCTTGATTCATGCATTGGTATCGGATCTGGATCGAAATGCATACCTCCCGGTTATGCTGCCCTATGCCGGTCATCCAAGAAACGGACTGACACGCATTCTTGCCCAGACCCTCGGGGTGGATATCAAAAGCCGGGGAATGCCTTTGATTACAAGGGTTCAGCAGCATATTGAATCCTTATCCAACCAGGCCAACTCACGTCATCCGGTGCTGATCGTCGATGATGCCCAGCGCATCGAATCCGACTCCCTCTGGGATCTTTGCTCTCTTCTGGTCCAAACCTCTAAACAGAGAAGCGCAGCCTCCTTTATCCTTGTCGGGGACGACTCTCTGTTCAGGCAACTTCGACTTTATGCAATGGCACCGATACGATCCCGGCTCACCGGCATTATGAAAATTAATGCCATGAACGAGTATGAAACCCAGCATTTTATCGAAATCCGTCTTAAAAATGCACAAGCTCCATCGGACCTGTTTACCAAAGAAGCAATGGATTTGATCGCAAGTTCCACCCGGGGAAACAGACGGGACGTAATGAATATGGCGACGATCTGTCTTGAGGAGGCCTATTATCACAATGAAAAAAATGTGACCGCCGAGCTCATTTACAACTCGGAATGGTTCAACGAATCTGAGTGA
- a CDS encoding N-acetyltransferase translates to MNKIQIACESDLEGVNNIRQAVREDKNDPHTIKDYEVGDILENNHQVTFLSKDQNKVTGFLNMHKHHTLENNDVAIIELFIHHQYRCQGIGEYLIRFAIEYCKSKKTYSEIILSVLKNIPAIGLYKKCGFIITKEEDDGMWMSLKL, encoded by the coding sequence ATGAACAAAATACAAATCGCCTGTGAAAGTGATCTTGAAGGGGTGAATAACATAAGACAAGCCGTGAGGGAAGATAAAAATGACCCGCATACGATAAAAGACTATGAAGTGGGTGATATATTAGAAAATAATCATCAGGTAACTTTTCTGTCTAAAGATCAAAATAAAGTTACGGGCTTTCTTAATATGCATAAGCACCATACCTTAGAAAATAACGATGTTGCAATAATAGAACTGTTTATTCATCACCAATATAGATGTCAAGGAATTGGAGAATATTTAATCAGATTTGCAATTGAATATTGTAAATCTAAAAAAACCTATTCTGAAATTATCCTCAGTGTATTAAAGAATATTCCTGCTATTGGACTTTATAAGAAATGCGGGTTTATTATCACAAAAGAGGAAGATGATGGTATGTGGATGTCATTAAAATTATAA
- a CDS encoding restriction endonuclease encodes MAGVTTLSFNCTIPSLLDGKIDVSDPYQNYNAKGNPTSFGIDLDFHEMHLSKTLKSSDFHVLRGKIEATLRTWETKYQRHLDKIHKENRAEHVDELNQEAKDAIDSLNNILVHTLSIDDTVDWDAIKRKEAFRIKPAKFFKDGNVPDFISFNSFGRPTEFKKINLPIEPTLEKVKNEYGIFSKLFRNKIINEDFETRVSKWQKETKQAIEKNKKIELFFDNVVSSFGNKKKEFEEEKQRDNEALEKVKSRYNEKEPKAIEEYCDLVLSGSQYPDYFPKNWVLEYREDSRIVVVEYDLPSPDQLPTVESYKYIKTRDEVSEKILTQAVQKKLYDNTIYQICIRTLHELFEADVVNALDAVAFNGFVSNINPATGIEETKLIMSIVANKEQFLAFDLSQVDPKATFKHLKGVAAVTLVDLTPIPPIIQLDKSDKRFISGRNVVGNLDDSINLAAMHWDDFEHLIRELFEKEFVSSGGEVKVTQASSDGGVDAIAFDPDPIRGGKIVIQAKRYTNVVGVAAVRDLYGTVMNEGATKGILVTTSDYGKDSYEFAKDKPITLLNGSNLLSLLEKHGHKARINIAEAKKIMKL; translated from the coding sequence ATGGCTGGAGTAACAACACTAAGCTTTAATTGCACCATTCCTAGCCTGCTTGATGGAAAAATTGATGTATCTGACCCCTATCAAAATTACAATGCGAAAGGAAATCCAACAAGTTTTGGAATCGACTTAGATTTCCATGAAATGCATCTATCAAAGACGCTTAAATCAAGCGACTTTCACGTTTTGCGAGGCAAAATTGAAGCTACGTTACGCACTTGGGAAACTAAATATCAACGGCACCTTGATAAAATTCATAAAGAAAACCGGGCTGAACATGTTGACGAATTAAATCAAGAGGCAAAAGACGCGATCGACTCTCTAAACAATATCCTTGTTCATACATTGAGCATTGACGATACCGTAGACTGGGATGCTATCAAGCGTAAGGAGGCATTTAGAATAAAGCCTGCCAAATTTTTTAAAGATGGAAACGTTCCCGATTTTATATCTTTTAATTCATTTGGGAGACCAACCGAATTTAAAAAGATAAACCTACCAATAGAGCCGACCTTAGAAAAAGTAAAAAATGAATATGGCATTTTTAGCAAGTTATTCCGTAATAAAATTATAAACGAAGATTTTGAAACACGGGTAAGCAAGTGGCAAAAAGAGACGAAACAAGCCATAGAAAAAAATAAAAAAATAGAATTATTTTTTGATAACGTGGTTTCAAGCTTTGGAAACAAAAAGAAAGAGTTTGAAGAAGAAAAACAACGAGATAATGAAGCCCTTGAAAAGGTAAAATCACGATACAATGAAAAAGAGCCAAAGGCAATCGAAGAATATTGTGATTTAGTTTTAAGCGGTTCTCAATACCCTGATTACTTCCCAAAAAATTGGGTTCTTGAATATAGAGAAGATAGCCGAATAGTAGTTGTTGAATATGATCTGCCGTCTCCAGATCAACTCCCAACGGTAGAATCTTATAAATATATTAAAACACGTGACGAGGTTTCTGAAAAAATTTTAACTCAAGCAGTACAAAAAAAACTATATGATAATACCATATACCAAATTTGTATTCGTACATTGCATGAATTATTCGAAGCAGATGTCGTCAATGCTTTAGATGCTGTCGCGTTTAACGGATTCGTATCCAACATTAATCCTGCGACAGGTATTGAAGAAACAAAACTCATCATGTCCATCGTGGCGAATAAAGAACAATTTCTTGCCTTTGATCTATCTCAAGTTGACCCAAAGGCAACTTTCAAACATCTAAAAGGCGTAGCTGCTGTCACCCTTGTTGATCTGACACCAATCCCCCCCATTATCCAATTAGATAAATCAGATAAACGTTTCATTAGTGGTAGAAACGTAGTGGGGAATTTAGATGATTCTATAAATCTTGCAGCAATGCATTGGGATGATTTTGAACATTTGATTCGAGAGCTATTCGAGAAAGAATTTGTTTCTAGTGGCGGTGAAGTAAAGGTTACTCAAGCAAGTTCAGATGGAGGGGTAGATGCAATAGCCTTTGATCCAGACCCTATTAGAGGTGGAAAGATAGTAATTCAAGCGAAAAGGTACACCAATGTAGTAGGTGTTGCTGCCGTTCGCGACTTATATGGCACTGTAATGAATGAAGGTGCAACAAAAGGAATTCTGGTTACAACGTCAGATTATGGAAAGGACTCCTATGAATTTGCCAAAGACAAACCCATTACATTGCTCAATGGTAGCAATTTGCTGTCATTGCTGGAAAAGCATGGGCATAAAGCCCGAATCAATATTGCTGAAGCAAAAAAAATAATGAAACTATAA